A portion of the Stigmatella aurantiaca DW4/3-1 genome contains these proteins:
- the uvrB gene encoding excinuclease ABC subunit UvrB: MPDFQIVSAHAPQGDQPRAIAELTEGVLRGDRYQTLLGVTGSGKTFTMANLIANVQRPTLIIAHNKTLAAQLYGEFKEVFPHNAVEYFVSYYDYYQPEAYVPSSDTFIEKDSSINDEIERMRHSATHSLRTRDDVVIVASVSCIYGLGAARSYVDMAATVTLGAELGRDAFMRKLIESQYERSDFDFHRGTFRARGDTVEVFPAYEEERAVRVSFFGDEVEKITEFDPLRGVTLGTLDKIVIFPASHYATEGDTRKKAVQTIRDELSERLQEFKRDGKLLEAQRIEQRTMFDLEMIEQVGFCNGIENYSRHFSGRAPGEPPPCLIDYFPRNMLVLVDESHQTVSQIGAMYRGDRSRKETLVNYGFRLPSALDNRPLKFTEFEEMVQQAVFVSATPAEYELQKSKGVVVEQIIRPTGLTDPEVEVRPARNQVDDLLEEVRKRVAQKERVLATTLTKRMAEDLTEYFTDVGVKVRYLHSDIGAIERTAIIRDLRKGVFDVLVGINLLREGLDIPEVSLVAILDADKEGFLRSHVSLIQTIGRAARNLHGHVIMYSDSITDSMKRAIEETRRRREVQRAYNQEHGITPRSVKSAILDLSLQYDADPTALPLAADAANDVLDTKEIKRLIEEFTKDMQHAADEMQFEKAAQFRDRIVLLKDMDLGLKPPSRSLLQSPPKAEDKTPMKGHRGHAAKGRRKR; this comes from the coding sequence ATGCCGGACTTCCAGATCGTCAGTGCACACGCGCCGCAAGGCGACCAGCCCCGGGCCATCGCCGAGCTGACCGAGGGTGTGTTGCGCGGAGACCGCTACCAGACCCTGCTCGGTGTCACGGGCTCGGGCAAGACGTTCACCATGGCGAACCTCATCGCCAACGTGCAGCGGCCCACCCTCATCATCGCCCACAACAAGACCTTGGCCGCCCAGCTTTACGGTGAGTTCAAGGAAGTCTTCCCGCACAACGCCGTCGAGTACTTCGTCTCGTACTACGACTACTACCAGCCCGAGGCCTACGTCCCCTCGTCGGACACCTTCATCGAGAAGGATTCGTCCATCAACGACGAGATCGAACGCATGCGCCACTCGGCCACCCACAGCCTGCGCACCCGCGACGATGTGGTCATCGTGGCCAGCGTGTCCTGCATCTACGGCCTGGGCGCCGCGCGCTCCTATGTGGACATGGCGGCCACGGTGACCTTGGGGGCGGAGCTGGGCCGCGACGCATTCATGCGCAAGCTCATCGAGAGCCAGTACGAGCGCAGCGACTTCGACTTCCACCGGGGCACCTTCCGCGCCCGGGGCGATACCGTGGAGGTTTTTCCCGCCTACGAGGAGGAGCGCGCCGTCCGGGTGAGCTTCTTCGGCGACGAGGTGGAGAAGATCACCGAGTTCGATCCCCTGCGTGGCGTCACCCTGGGCACGCTGGACAAGATCGTCATCTTCCCGGCGAGCCACTACGCGACCGAGGGCGACACCCGCAAGAAGGCCGTCCAGACCATCCGCGACGAGCTGTCCGAGCGGCTCCAGGAGTTCAAGCGCGACGGCAAGCTGCTGGAGGCGCAGCGGATCGAGCAGCGCACGATGTTCGATCTGGAGATGATCGAGCAGGTGGGGTTCTGCAACGGCATCGAGAATTACTCGCGGCACTTCTCGGGCCGGGCGCCGGGAGAGCCGCCGCCGTGCCTCATCGACTATTTCCCCCGGAACATGCTCGTGCTCGTGGACGAGAGCCACCAGACCGTTTCGCAGATCGGCGCCATGTACCGGGGCGACCGCTCGCGCAAGGAGACGCTGGTGAACTATGGCTTCCGGTTGCCGAGCGCCCTGGACAACCGGCCCCTGAAGTTCACCGAGTTCGAGGAGATGGTGCAGCAGGCCGTCTTCGTCTCCGCCACGCCGGCCGAGTACGAGCTTCAGAAGAGCAAGGGCGTGGTGGTCGAGCAGATCATCCGCCCCACGGGGCTGACAGATCCCGAGGTGGAGGTGCGCCCCGCGCGCAACCAGGTCGATGATCTCCTGGAGGAGGTCCGCAAGCGCGTGGCCCAGAAGGAGCGCGTGCTGGCCACGACGCTCACCAAGCGCATGGCGGAGGACCTCACCGAGTACTTCACCGACGTGGGCGTCAAGGTGCGCTACCTGCACTCGGACATCGGCGCCATCGAGCGCACCGCGATCATCCGGGACCTGCGCAAGGGGGTGTTCGACGTGCTGGTGGGCATCAACCTGCTGCGAGAGGGCCTGGACATCCCCGAGGTGTCCCTGGTGGCCATCCTCGATGCGGACAAGGAGGGCTTCCTGCGCAGCCACGTCTCGCTCATCCAGACCATCGGGCGCGCGGCGCGCAACCTCCATGGCCACGTCATCATGTACTCGGATTCGATCACCGACTCGATGAAGCGCGCCATCGAGGAGACCCGCCGGCGGCGCGAGGTGCAGCGCGCCTACAACCAGGAGCACGGCATCACCCCCCGCTCGGTCAAGAGCGCCATCCTCGATCTGTCGCTCCAGTACGATGCGGACCCCACCGCCCTGCCGCTGGCGGCCGACGCCGCCAACGATGTGCTCGACACGAAGGAGATCAAGCGCCTCATCGAGGAGTTCACGAAGGACATGCAGCACGCGGCGGACGAGATGCAGTTCGAGAAGGCGGCGCAGTTCCGCGACCGCATCGTGCTGCTCAAGGACATGGACCTGGGCCTCAAGCCGCCCAGCCGCTCGCTCTTGCAGTCCCCCCCCAAGGCCGAGGACAAGACGCCCATGAAGGGCCACCGTGGCCATGCGGCCAAGGGCCGCAGAAAGCGCTAG
- a CDS encoding DUF507 family protein — protein MRLYPKVIPIISRECIQTLMQDGDIEVEPMRVADAEMDLSAIMREYLANEERVNQATREALERRGYDYSKFNQVKREMADVRGFKMGDEGIEYVINQMIEFLLISRNVEEVFSADNVLRAKIFSVMKKHLDVDDEIDKEARSRLKHLQEGTSAFDIEYNKTVEQIRRARGLI, from the coding sequence ATGAGGCTCTATCCGAAGGTGATCCCGATCATCTCTCGCGAGTGCATTCAGACGCTGATGCAGGATGGTGACATCGAGGTCGAGCCCATGCGGGTGGCGGACGCCGAGATGGATCTGTCCGCCATCATGCGTGAGTACCTCGCCAACGAGGAGCGCGTGAATCAGGCGACGCGCGAGGCGCTGGAGCGGCGGGGGTACGACTACTCCAAGTTCAATCAGGTCAAGCGTGAGATGGCCGACGTCCGCGGCTTCAAGATGGGCGACGAGGGCATCGAATACGTCATCAACCAGATGATCGAGTTCCTGCTCATCAGCCGCAATGTCGAGGAAGTGTTCTCCGCCGACAATGTGCTGCGCGCGAAGATTTTCAGTGTGATGAAGAAGCACCTCGACGTGGACGATGAGATCGACAAGGAGGCGCGCTCCCGGCTGAAGCACCTGCAGGAGGGCACCAGCGCGTTCGACATCGAGTACAACAAGACGGTGGAGCAGATCCGCCGCGCCCGGGGTCTCATCTAG
- the uvrC gene encoding excinuclease ABC subunit UvrC produces the protein MDARLQEKLDSLPTEPGVYLMKDRRGLIIYVGKAVNLRNRVRSYFTRTGDTRAFIALLDTMLGDIETVLVHNEKEALLLENELIKKHKPRFNVLLKDDKQFISLRLDRSQPYPRLEVVRKYERDGARYFGPYSSAGAIRETLRIINRYFHLRTCTDHVLANRKRPCLLHQIGRCPAPCVYPVPPEDYRRSVDEVGMFLEGKAGELVDGLRARMKRAASELKFEEAARLRDQLQAIERSLERQKVATTDFKDQDVFASYREGDRILFYVLWVRQGRLNGGQAFPFGSQEFPDEELLASFVNLYYDQGSFVPEEVLLPLEPESLEGLEGLLSERKGQKVRVLVPKRGEKHELVLMAHKNAEQAFVERKRTKDETDAVLGRLQQKLGLRNYPRRMECFDISHFQGSSIVASQVAVTDGETDKSRYRRYKIKTLEKQDDFASMYEVISRRLKRGQEEKDLPDLLVIDGGKGQLASAHAAMKDLGVEGVDVVGLAKSRDQEVFDRDAESARSPERVFVLGRKDPIVLPQNSAEIFMLTRMRDEAHRFAITFQRKDLRKSRIHSALEDIPGVGEGRRKLLLRHFGSLKRVGEASIEDLAEVVGPSMAERVHAGLHGHPEEDASDPVREASLADADAAIGEKSSQGGSPAGSA, from the coding sequence ATGGACGCCCGGCTCCAGGAGAAGCTGGACTCGTTGCCCACCGAACCCGGCGTGTACCTGATGAAGGACCGCCGGGGCCTCATCATCTACGTGGGCAAGGCGGTCAACCTGCGCAACCGGGTACGCTCGTACTTCACCCGCACCGGGGACACGCGCGCCTTCATCGCCCTGCTCGACACGATGTTGGGGGACATCGAGACGGTGCTCGTCCACAACGAGAAGGAGGCCCTCCTTCTCGAAAACGAGCTCATCAAGAAGCACAAGCCGCGCTTCAACGTCCTGCTCAAGGACGACAAGCAGTTCATCTCCTTGCGGCTGGACCGGAGCCAGCCGTATCCCCGGCTGGAGGTGGTGCGCAAATACGAGCGGGACGGCGCGCGCTACTTCGGGCCGTACTCCAGCGCGGGCGCCATCCGCGAGACGCTGCGCATCATCAACCGCTACTTCCACTTGCGCACCTGCACGGACCATGTGCTGGCCAACCGCAAGCGGCCCTGTCTGCTGCACCAGATCGGCCGCTGCCCGGCCCCGTGTGTCTACCCGGTGCCCCCCGAGGACTACCGCCGCAGCGTGGACGAGGTGGGCATGTTCCTGGAGGGCAAGGCGGGGGAGCTGGTGGACGGGCTCCGGGCGCGCATGAAGCGCGCCGCCTCCGAGCTGAAGTTCGAGGAGGCCGCGCGCCTGAGGGACCAGCTCCAGGCCATCGAGCGCAGCCTGGAGCGCCAGAAGGTGGCCACCACCGACTTCAAGGATCAGGACGTGTTCGCCTCCTACCGGGAGGGGGACCGCATCCTCTTCTACGTCCTGTGGGTGCGGCAGGGCCGGCTCAACGGCGGCCAGGCCTTCCCCTTCGGCAGCCAGGAGTTCCCCGACGAGGAGCTGCTCGCCTCCTTCGTCAACCTCTACTACGACCAGGGCAGCTTCGTGCCCGAAGAGGTCCTCCTGCCGCTGGAGCCGGAGAGCCTGGAGGGGCTGGAGGGGCTCCTGTCCGAGCGCAAGGGACAAAAGGTCCGCGTGCTGGTGCCCAAGCGCGGCGAGAAGCACGAGCTGGTGCTCATGGCGCACAAGAACGCCGAACAGGCCTTCGTGGAGCGCAAGCGGACGAAGGACGAAACGGACGCGGTGCTCGGACGGCTCCAGCAGAAGCTGGGCCTGCGCAACTACCCGCGCCGCATGGAGTGCTTCGACATCTCGCACTTCCAGGGCTCCAGCATCGTCGCCTCCCAGGTGGCCGTCACCGATGGCGAGACCGACAAGTCCCGCTACCGCCGCTACAAGATCAAAACCCTGGAGAAACAAGACGACTTCGCCAGCATGTACGAAGTCATCTCCCGGCGGCTCAAGCGGGGTCAGGAAGAGAAGGACTTGCCGGACCTCCTGGTTATTGATGGCGGCAAGGGCCAGCTCGCCAGCGCCCACGCGGCCATGAAGGACCTGGGCGTCGAGGGCGTGGACGTGGTGGGGCTCGCCAAGAGCCGGGATCAGGAAGTGTTCGATCGGGACGCCGAGAGCGCTCGCAGCCCTGAGCGCGTCTTCGTCCTGGGTCGCAAGGACCCCATCGTTCTGCCGCAGAACTCAGCGGAAATCTTCATGCTCACCCGCATGCGGGACGAGGCGCACCGCTTCGCCATCACCTTCCAGCGCAAGGATCTGCGCAAGAGCCGCATCCATTCGGCCCTGGAAGACATTCCGGGGGTGGGGGAGGGCCGGCGCAAGCTGCTGCTGCGTCATTTCGGCTCGCTCAAGCGGGTAGGCGAGGCCAGCATCGAGGATCTGGCGGAGGTGGTCGGCCCGTCCATGGCCGAGCGCGTCCACGCGGGGCTTCACGGGCATCCCGAAGAGGACGCGTCGGACCCGGTCCGAGAAGCCTCGCTCGCCGACGCTGACGCGGCAATAGGCGAAAAATCCTCACAGGGAGGGTCGCCAGCTGGCTCGGCATGA